In Thermococcus profundus, the genomic stretch TGTGGCTGTACTTTCAAGATATTTTGAGAAGAACGAAGTAATTGGGGCACTGTCCGGCTACGATGAAGTTATAACATGGGTTCCGGAGGAGCTTATTATGCAAGATGTCATTGAGCTGGCCTTTGAGTTGAAGCATCACGTTTCCGATCTCTACTTCGTAGCCACGGCCAAACTCCTAAACGCTGCTTTGCTGACCAACGATAGGAAAATGGCAGATATAGCCAAATCCGTTGGTTTGAAGTCCTTTTACCTGATTGAAGAAGCAGATGAGTTTTTCAAACTCGTGGGGGTGGATGGATGATCGTCATAATGGACAACGGGGGCCAGTACGTCCACAGGATTTGGAGAACCCTCCGCTACCTCGGCGTCGAGGCGAAGATAGTCCCGAACACGACGCCGCTTGATGAGATCAGGGCGATGAATCCGAAGGGAATAATATTCTCCGGCGGGCCGGACATCGAGAAGACCGGCAACTGCTCGGCTATTCTTGAGCACTACGACGAGTTCAACGTTCCAATCCTTGGAATATGTCTCGGCCACCAGCTCATAGCGAAGCACTTCGGCGGTAAGGTCGGAAGGGGAGACAAGGCAGAATACAGCCTCGTCGAGATTGAAATCATTGACGAGGATGATATCTTCAAGGAGCTTCCAAGGAAGCTAAAGGTTTGGGAGAGCCACATGGACGAAGTCAAGGAGCTTCCACCGGGCTTCAAGCTTCTCGCTAAGAGCGAGACCTGCCCAGTGGAGGCCATGAAGCACGAGAGCTTGCCAATCTACGGCGTTCAGTTCCACCCGGAGGTAGCCCACACCGAGCGCGGGGCAGATATCTACCGCAACTTCGCGGAGCTGTGCGGGGAGCTCTAGTCAGCTGGTCCATCTCTCATCATTTTCTCAGAGGGGTTCACTCATCATCGCTCCGGGTAGTCTGGGGATGCACCCACTTAAAATGTAACCCCTTTACATCCAAAAACTTTTTAAAGTTTTGTTTTTACTTTATTTGGTGATATTTTGGGCCACACGATATATTATAAAACCTCCATTGAACGGTGGGAGACATTCAGAGAGTTCATTGAGAGAATCTGCAAAGGACTTCATTACAACTTGGAAACATCGGAGAACAGCATGATTATCTTCCCTAACTGCCGGTTCGTTGAACCCCTCGAGATAGAAAAACGGGGAGAAAGCTTCGCCAAAACCAACAAAATCGAGCCCTTCCATTCAATCTACCTGCTGATACTTCATTCAGCCTGCACATTTGGCTCCGTTGAGATTTGGGAGGACTGATCACCCAGATACACCTCCAGAACGCGGGTTGGAACTGCGCCGCGAAGAACTCTGTCCTCTATCAAGAGCTTCACGACCCTGCCCGGCTCGGCGTCCGGAACAGCAGGAACCCAGTAATGGCCGGGTTTGATGTTGGCGGCTAGGTCATCGTGGACGAAGACTCTAATGACATCGTTTTTAACTTCCACAACGACGCCGTAGGTGTAGTCCCTTCCATAGAGGCGTCTGAAGTACCACCGAAAGAGCAGTACGCCTGCAAGGACAGCAACCAGGTATACGTAATAGTAGTAGAAGTTCAGCGCAAATTCTCTCAGGATTATGTACCCCATGAACGACAGAAAGGCCACCACGGAGATCCCGCAGTAGAAAAAGCGATACGGCTCCGGATCGATAAAAAAGCCCCAGTTTCTCTTTATTGTGTACCTTATGTAGAGGAATTCCACAACAAAGAGAGCAATGAGGTAAACCAATTCCCTCAGAAAGAGTGTGACAAGAAGGGAGAGAACTAGGTAAGTTATAAGAATCAGCTGAAGCTTTAGACTGAGAAGCTCGTGCAGCGTTACGTCTCTCTTAACCAGCTTCCTTAAGACTTTAAAACTGGGTGGTTCTTCGGAAGGTTTTGGAAATAACATGTTCCAAAGTGCCTTTCCAGTCCCAACAACCAGCCTTTCGGCTCCCTCGCCTATGCTGTACAGCACCTCTTCCAGCACCATGATTTCACCTCATCCACAGCTGTATCCATAGAGGAGCTGACACGCTCCCTGGGTTCCAAGGACTTCCTTGGCAGTAGTTGGATCAAGGAAGAAGGGGATGTTCTCAAGGTTTCCGAGGGATGGTGAGTTGCCGTAGGAGATTCCCCAGACGCGATATCCATCTGGGACAACAGCGTGTTTGAAATAGCCAGGAAGGAAGTAATAATCCGCACTGCTTATGTTCTTAAGGGAGAAGCCCAGGGTATTCATGAGGCTAAAGAGCTTGCTGTCATAAGTGGGGTAGGGTATCATAAAGCTCACAAGGCCGATGGGGTAATAGCCGTTCGGAGGTTTGTAGTTCATCTCGTCCTGCATCTCCCGAGCGGCGAGTACATACTTGTCATGGTTGCCATGGCTCCCCTCAAGGCGCTCGAAGAAGGACCAGCCGTCTTCAATAGCAAAGTAGCGATCGTCGCGAAGGCAGTTGAGGAGGGGCTGGAGGTCGTAAACAGCCCCTGCTACAGCTGGTTGGGAAGAGGAAGTTACGGGCTTCTCATCAACCTCTGATGAAGATATAGAAATGCCACTAAAATACGTTGTATCCTCCAGTTTCTCCCCGTTAACGTCCGGATATTTGCGGATAAAAACAAAATCATATACTCCCTCGTTGCCACTATTATCGTTATCGTTTACCAGGTACAAGTATCTTAAGGATGGGGGGTCTATTAATCTGTCATAACTATCATGATTAGCCCGCCCATCAGTGATGTCTACAAACTTTGCATCATATATTTTGGTATTGTAATCGTACCATGCGCCAGTATCCCTCATGTATGCTTCATACACATGGTAGTCCGTTGGCTTACCCCCCCTATCGACGTTAGCCGTTGTGTAATCACTGCCCCACCAGCTGTCCTCATCCACTACTAATGTGTTCTCCTGATCCTTCGTATCATCCACAAAGCGCACGACCCAATAGGCGTTGGGAGACGAATCCGTACTGTCCTCCACTTCAATACCACTGTCCCAATCTTTATTGTTAGAAGACGATGTACCTCTCATTCTGAACCTCACTGCATATGAGCCATCATAATTCAAGTCCCGCGTCCGGATGGCCTCTATACTGTTCCCTCCACTAATCGTCAGCTCTCCGTTGCTCTCCGTGGGAGCCTGCTCCACCTGCACCCACTTATCGTCCCACACTCCATCCTCAAAGTCATCAAAGAAAACGAAAACTTGATCCCCATCACCTTTTGTTGGTGTTCCATCTCCGAAGTATAGAGAGTAGATTTTCCGCCCCCTATTTGGTATGGTGTCCCTTATCCAGATCAGGGCCTTCTTGCTGGCCGGATCCCAGTACTCTATCCAGAAGGGAACCGGATTGCAGTTTGAATCGTAAATGGCAATAGCCGCCTCCTTCCTGAACACGTCCGACTCCGAGCTAGTCTGAGTATTAGAGAATAGAGAATCAAGTACCTGGGCCGTAAAGTCCTTGTCAGCAGATATTAAAAGGGGTATCTGGTAGTCATCTAAGTTGACACCAACTTGATTCTGGACCGTCAGGTTAATCCTGTAATCCAAAGAAGAACACCAATTCGAGCCCCCTGTCCCACCCCCTCCGGAACCTCCATTTTCAAATACCATAACGCCAATGTCACTGTTGTTTAAAACAACGGCGTCCGTCGTTATTCTCACACCGTTTACAGTAAGATTGGTGATGTAGTCATTATCGGAGTCCCAGATGTGGGTGGAGTTGTACTGCAGTTCCGTTCCGAACTCACCCACCACAACGCCGCTTCCGCTTCCGGTTCCATTGGCAACGGTTATCGGAGGGTTAAACTCGGGGAAAGCATATTCACAGGCCCTTATGGAGCGGTGATATCTTCCTCCGGTCATTGCAGAGTAGAAGGGATCCTCAAGCTCCCTTATGTCCACGGTGGAGTAGACGTAGTCCCCCGTTGAAGGGATGGAGCCCTTGTAAACAACCATGCCGGAGGTATCTTCTATAGTCACATTGGGTATCCTGGCTTTGATAACTATTGTGAATGCATCAAGGGGAGCCACAGTGATCTCGGTCTCGGAAGCAAGCTCGTCCACGGAGGGGGCAATTGTGTAACCCTGTTTTTTCAGGATTTTCGTTACGTTGGAGAGCCATACCCTAAGGGTCTGCTTTGCCATGACCCTTTCAGTATCGTACCCGCTAGTGGCACTGGAGTGCCCTTCGCGGATCAGATCTACTATAGTCTCGTTTGCCATCTTTTGTGTAATGAAATTTCCCGTCGTGGAGACGTAGTCGACGACGGCCACCACAGCCCTCTTTCCAGAAAGCTCCATTGCCTTCTGGAACTCAAGGTTCAGGAAGG encodes the following:
- a CDS encoding DUF2101 family protein, whose protein sequence is MVLEEVLYSIGEGAERLVVGTGKALWNMLFPKPSEEPPSFKVLRKLVKRDVTLHELLSLKLQLILITYLVLSLLVTLFLRELVYLIALFVVEFLYIRYTIKRNWGFFIDPEPYRFFYCGISVVAFLSFMGYIILREFALNFYYYYVYLVAVLAGVLLFRWYFRRLYGRDYTYGVVVEVKNDVIRVFVHDDLAANIKPGHYWVPAVPDAEPGRVVKLLIEDRVLRGAVPTRVLEVYLGDQSSQISTEPNVQAE
- a CDS encoding DUF2341 domain-containing protein — its product is MKRRGFLLNSSVIVLIVPLLLLLATYEDVSSLIVQSQSERAQVERTYDVVTFLNLEFQKAMELSGKRAVVAVVDYVSTTGNFITQKMANETIVDLIREGHSSATSGYDTERVMAKQTLRVWLSNVTKILKKQGYTIAPSVDELASETEITVAPLDAFTIVIKARIPNVTIEDTSGMVVYKGSIPSTGDYVYSTVDIRELEDPFYSAMTGGRYHRSIRACEYAFPEFNPPITVANGTGSGSGVVVGEFGTELQYNSTHIWDSDNDYITNLTVNGVRITTDAVVLNNSDIGVMVFENGGSGGGGTGGSNWCSSLDYRINLTVQNQVGVNLDDYQIPLLISADKDFTAQVLDSLFSNTQTSSESDVFRKEAAIAIYDSNCNPVPFWIEYWDPASKKALIWIRDTIPNRGRKIYSLYFGDGTPTKGDGDQVFVFFDDFEDGVWDDKWVQVEQAPTESNGELTISGGNSIEAIRTRDLNYDGSYAVRFRMRGTSSSNNKDWDSGIEVEDSTDSSPNAYWVVRFVDDTKDQENTLVVDEDSWWGSDYTTANVDRGGKPTDYHVYEAYMRDTGAWYDYNTKIYDAKFVDITDGRANHDSYDRLIDPPSLRYLYLVNDNDNSGNEGVYDFVFIRKYPDVNGEKLEDTTYFSGISISSSEVDEKPVTSSSQPAVAGAVYDLQPLLNCLRDDRYFAIEDGWSFFERLEGSHGNHDKYVLAAREMQDEMNYKPPNGYYPIGLVSFMIPYPTYDSKLFSLMNTLGFSLKNISSADYYFLPGYFKHAVVPDGYRVWGISYGNSPSLGNLENIPFFLDPTTAKEVLGTQGACQLLYGYSCG
- a CDS encoding type II toxin-antitoxin system VapC family toxin, which translates into the protein MRAVIDTSVVFHLFSSFYPERTQITERIIEMIQSGQIEGFAPRIGRAEFVAVLSRYFEKNEVIGALSGYDEVITWVPEELIMQDVIELAFELKHHVSDLYFVATAKLLNAALLTNDRKMADIAKSVGLKSFYLIEEADEFFKLVGVDG
- a CDS encoding GMP synthase subunit A; amino-acid sequence: MIVIMDNGGQYVHRIWRTLRYLGVEAKIVPNTTPLDEIRAMNPKGIIFSGGPDIEKTGNCSAILEHYDEFNVPILGICLGHQLIAKHFGGKVGRGDKAEYSLVEIEIIDEDDIFKELPRKLKVWESHMDEVKELPPGFKLLAKSETCPVEAMKHESLPIYGVQFHPEVAHTERGADIYRNFAELCGEL